In Runella sp. SP2, the genomic window GTATTTCTTAAAAATTCACGGCGTTTCATGGTGCTAGTGGTAGTTATAGATAGTGTGTTTAACCTACTTGATACTCAGGAATTGACATCAACGCCACTGTCAGCTGTTTGACACGCTCGACTCGGCTTGGGGCATTTCCTTGTTTATCAATTTGTTTTAACAAAGAGCTGTTAATAGGTACTTGTATCAAATGTAATGCCAGAGCTTGGGTAAGCTCCTGTTCAGAAAAAGAATTGAAAAATGAGGCGAACTTTTCCCAATTCATCGTTACCTCAAATTTATTTTTCCGCTTCACCGTTTCTTCATTCGCATCCCCGCTTTCTTTTACGCTTGCCGCCAGCATTTCGTTGCGAAAAAGTACTTTTGGCAGCTGCATTCTTGTCAGCAAACTTGAGCTATCAATCCAGGCAGTTCCCGATGGCCAGCCCGCCACGTTGGGGGGATTGAACAACGTTTGCCCCAATAATTTTTGAGCGTACAAAACAGGGGTTTTATCCACAAAATCCATTTGGAGCGTTCGTTGCATTCCCGCTAATAATTCGACGGGCGATTTGATTTGTGCCCCAATATTGACAGGATCGTAAAACCAATCCTGTGTAAATACATACTCCATCACCTCCAAAATGTCACCATCGGTGCGTAAAAAGCGATTTGTCAATGCCTCAATGTGCTCGGGATTTACTTTTTGATTGACAAAATAGCGGTACAGTTTGGTAGAAATAAACTGAGCTGTTTTGGGATTGGACAGTAGCATATCCACTACGTCTTCTCCCGTGAAGTTGCCCGTTTTACCAAATACCGTTTTGGTACCTTCGTCGTGGAATACCTGCCGAAACACAAACTCTCCTTGGCCGTTGAATCCCCAGCCCGTAAACGCCCTTGCGGCTTCTTTTACGTCGGTTTCGGTATAATTTCCGCGCCCCAGCGTAAACAATTCCATTACCTCACGGGCAAAGTTTTCGTTAGGGCTTTTTTTACGATTTTGTTGGTTGTTCAAAAATTGAAGCATGGCGGCATCTTTGGAAATGGCCATCAGCAAATCACCAAATTTGCCAAGGGCATGGCGGCGCAAGGTATTGTTTTGCTGCTGAACAAAGAGCGCCATTCTGCTACGACACGCGAAATGATTGTGCCAAAACAAGGTCATTTTTTCCCGAAAAGCCCCCTGTCCTTGCCCCATTCGAGCCACCCACGCATCGTTTAAGTTTCCAATGCTTTCGCGGCGCTCTTCGGCTACGGCCTTTAGTTTATCTTTGATTCCTTCAAGTTCTTCCGTAGGGTTGGCTTTCATATCGCGTTTATCATTCCGCAACGAAAAATAGGGCATTGGCCCAACAACATTGAAGTCGTGAACCTCTTTACTGTCTCGAATAAAATCCTTGACTACCCGATGCTTAGGGGCAGAGAGCGCTGCTTTGACCTCATCGGGCGAAGCCCCAAACCCTGCCCTCCAAAAAAAGTGCTGAAGCTGACGCTGGTGTGAATTTGCTTCCATAGTGTTTCCTTGAACTGTTTTTTTCTTAGAATCACTTAGAAGGAATAGGTTTAATGAAGCTACATTAAAAAATCCCCTGCTAGACTTGCTAACAGGGGATTTTTAGAAAAAACGAATATTTAGCTTACCAGAATACAGTGTAAAGAACAGCTACCACAACTACTACAACGGCAGCTCCAACGGCAAATGTGCCTTTTACACGGAACATCGACGCATCAATTTCAAGTCCTTTATCGCTTGGTTTCCAAAGTCCGAGGGCAATCATCACTGCCACACAGATAAGGAACACGATTCCCATACGGTCGAGGAACGGCACTGTTGACCAGTCAGCGCCTGGGAGCCAGTTGTTGTGCATTGAAAACGCCAACAAGAAACCACCCACGATGGCAAACATAGCGCCCGCCGAATTGGTCTTTTTCCAGAAAAATCCTAACAAGAAGGCCGCAAATACCCCTGGAGAAACCAAGCCTGTCATTTCTTGAATGAACTGGAATCCACCTTTTTTATCAATACCCATGTAAGGAGAAATGACAATCGCCAAAATCATCGCAACGACAATCGTTACCCGTCCCATCCAAACCAATTTTTTCTCATCGGCTTCAGGAGCAATGTATTTTTTGTAAATGTCCAACGTGAAAATGGTCGAAATACTGTTTGCTTTTCCAGCCAATGACGCCACAATCGCGGCCGTTAGTGCCGCAAACGAAAGCCCTTTCAAACCTACTGGCAGCAGGTTAAGCAATACAGGGTACGCACGGTCTTGATTTAGCTCTCCACCTTCAAGCATTTCAGTTTGGAATAAGCCGTGTTGGTACAACGTATAAGCAGCAATCCCTGGCAAAACCACGATGATTGGCATCAAAAGCTTCAAAAATGCGGCAAACAAAATCCCTTCACGAGCCGTCTTGAGGTCGGCACCAAGGGCCCGTTGCGTAATGTATTGGTTACATCCCCAATAGTTAAGATTCACAATCCACATCCCACCAATTAATACGGTAAGCCCTGGAAGCGCCATGTATTGTGGGTGTCCTTCTTTAAATATCATGTGGAAGTGGTCTTCCGAATGTTCCATCATGGTTTTAAACGCACCCGCCAAACCTGGCGCATTAAATTCTTGCGACACCAAATCCATGGCAAGGTAAGTAGTAGCCAAACCTCCTAAAATCAAGAAAAACACCTGAATTACGTCGGTGTAACCAATTACTTTCATCCCTCCTACCGTAATTAAAACGGCAAAAATGGCCAAGCACCACATACAAACTGTAAAGTCAATTCCTGAGATGGTCGATACGGCCAAAGCTCCTA contains:
- a CDS encoding DUF1800 family protein, which produces MEANSHQRQLQHFFWRAGFGASPDEVKAALSAPKHRVVKDFIRDSKEVHDFNVVGPMPYFSLRNDKRDMKANPTEELEGIKDKLKAVAEERRESIGNLNDAWVARMGQGQGAFREKMTLFWHNHFACRSRMALFVQQQNNTLRRHALGKFGDLLMAISKDAAMLQFLNNQQNRKKSPNENFAREVMELFTLGRGNYTETDVKEAARAFTGWGFNGQGEFVFRQVFHDEGTKTVFGKTGNFTGEDVVDMLLSNPKTAQFISTKLYRYFVNQKVNPEHIEALTNRFLRTDGDILEVMEYVFTQDWFYDPVNIGAQIKSPVELLAGMQRTLQMDFVDKTPVLYAQKLLGQTLFNPPNVAGWPSGTAWIDSSSLLTRMQLPKVLFRNEMLAASVKESGDANEETVKRKNKFEVTMNWEKFASFFNSFSEQELTQALALHLIQVPINSSLLKQIDKQGNAPSRVERVKQLTVALMSIPEYQVG
- a CDS encoding sodium:solute symporter family transporter, which translates into the protein MQKLQTLDYLVFLVYFVVVAGYGYWIYQRKKSAEASTTDFFLAEGSLTWWAIGASLIASNISAEQFIGMSGNGFLMGLAISTYEWMAAATLLVVGIFFMPIYLKNRIFTMPQFLNQRYNTTVSLIMAIFWLFLYVLVNLTSILFLGALAVSTISGIDFTVCMWCLAIFAVLITVGGMKVIGYTDVIQVFFLILGGLATTYLAMDLVSQEFNAPGLAGAFKTMMEHSEDHFHMIFKEGHPQYMALPGLTVLIGGMWIVNLNYWGCNQYITQRALGADLKTAREGILFAAFLKLLMPIIVVLPGIAAYTLYQHGLFQTEMLEGGELNQDRAYPVLLNLLPVGLKGLSFAALTAAIVASLAGKANSISTIFTLDIYKKYIAPEADEKKLVWMGRVTIVVAMILAIVISPYMGIDKKGGFQFIQEMTGLVSPGVFAAFLLGFFWKKTNSAGAMFAIVGGFLLAFSMHNNWLPGADWSTVPFLDRMGIVFLICVAVMIALGLWKPSDKGLEIDASMFRVKGTFAVGAAVVVVVVAVLYTVFW